In Benincasa hispida cultivar B227 chromosome 8, ASM972705v1, whole genome shotgun sequence, the sequence GAAGCTCAAAGATGTTATGGATGATTTTCAAGGCCTTAGAGCTCGAATGAACGCCGAGTACAAAGAAACCGTCGAGCGAAGGTAATTCTCAAATCTCAATCCCAAACCAACCTAATACTATTTAACATATCTGCCTCATAATAACCGTCGAATTGAAGGTAGATTCTATATATCCCCTCATAATCACGCAGCAAACAAAACATAAACCTCATTAGACATAGATCGATAAACTCCTACTTGCGATATAGCCTATCATCGATAAACTTCGAGAactaaatctaaattttactatatctgcAAATTTGAGTCTGATTGTGGTATTTTAATAACATCATAAAAATGAGTACTTTTTTGGGGGGATGGGGGAGACAGGTACTTCACAGTGACTGGGCAGAAAGCAAACGAAGAGACAATAGAGAATTTGATATCAAGTGGGGAAAGTGAGAGCTTCCTGCAGAAGGCGATTCAAGAACAGGGGAGGGGTCAGATAATGGACACAATTTCAGAGATTCAAGAACGACATGACGCTGTGAAGGAAATAGAGAAGAATTTGATAGAGCTGCATCAGATATTCTTGGACATGGCAGCTTTGGTTGAGGCGCAAGGCCACCAACTGAACGACATCGAAAGCCATGTCGCACATGCTAACTCCTTCGTTAGAAGAGGAACAGAGCAACTGCAAGAAGCCAGAGAGTATCAAAAGAGCTCGAGGAAGTGGACTTGCTATGCCATAATTTTGGTGATTGTTCTCATTGTCGTTCTTCTCTTCCCATTCTTAACTTCAATTTTACCTCATTTGTTGTAGAAAGGTTATTCATTTGCTTCTGATTTTCCACTGCCACTCACCCAAAAAAAAGCAATACCCCCTCCAAAAGAGAACAGAGTACAGAGTACAGAGTAGAGAGGCAGAGGATTATTAGAACCAAGAAATTTGTTTGCTTCATTTTCTGTCATTCAATGTGGCGTTTTCTGAGGATGTGTTGGTTGGTACATAGTTGTAAATGTGTTTATAGAGAGAATTTGCTTTCATTTGGATTATCCTCTTTCTATTTGGAACTCCTCTTAGTTGCTGAAAACAAATGTATAGCCAAAGATCCCTTCCAATTTgatcatttcatttattttatcacttttaaatgttttttgtttctttctacTTTCCTACTTCTATAATTTGTAGAACATCTTGGATACATGGATTTGTTATGTATCAATCTACTCGAGATTTGAGTACTCGAT encodes:
- the LOC120083638 gene encoding syntaxin-124, producing the protein MNDLFSNSFKKYTDLKQQAYLDSMEAGNESVNLDRFFEDVENVKDDMKQVESLYKKLQQANEECKIVHNAKTMKELRGRMEADVTQVLKRVKMIKGKLEALERSNAAHRSLPGCGPGSSADRTRTSVVSGLGKKLKDVMDDFQGLRARMNAEYKETVERRYFTVTGQKANEETIENLISSGESESFLQKAIQEQGRGQIMDTISEIQERHDAVKEIEKNLIELHQIFLDMAALVEAQGHQLNDIESHVAHANSFVRRGTEQLQEAREYQKSSRKWTCYAIILVIVLIVVLLFPFLTSILPHLL